The Rhododendron vialii isolate Sample 1 chromosome 8a, ASM3025357v1 genome has a window encoding:
- the LOC131298482 gene encoding ammonium transporter 3 member 1-like: MATSVPAYQYQNGTAVPIWLNKGDNAWQMIAATLVGLQSMPGLVILYGSIVKKKWAVNSAFMALYAFAAVIICWVTWAYKMSFGDKLLPFWGKAGPALGQSYLIAQAGLPETTQYHKNGSIETSEQTQFYPMASMVWFQCVFAAITLILLAGSLLGRMNIRAWMMFVPLWLTFSYTVGAFSLWGGGFLYHWGVADYSGGYVIHLSSGIAGFTAAYWVGPRTLSDRERFPPNNVLLMLAGAGLLWLGWAGFNGGDPYAANIDASLAVLNTNVCAATSLLVWTCLDVIFFKKPSVIGAVQGMITGLVCITPAAGLIQGWAAIVLGIMSGSVPWFTMMIVHKRSSLLQQVDDTLGVFHTHAVAGFMGGILTGIFAQPELCNLFLPVTNSQGGIYGGKAGGVQVGKQIAGGLFIIGWNIVVTSIICNVIKFVIPLRMSEEDLMIGDDAVHGEEAYALWGDGEKYDKTKHGGGSNSDDTLHHYATDINKTSSGATQVV, encoded by the exons ATGGCCACGTCCGTGCCAGCGTATCAGTACCAGAACGGGACGGCAGTGCCGATCTGGTTGAACAAAGGAGACAACGCATGGCAGATGATAGCCGCCACGCTGGTGGGCCTTCAGAGTATGCCGGGCCTAGTTATCCTCTACGGCAGCATCGTTAAGAAGAAATGGGCTGTCAATTCCGCATTCATGGCCCTCTACGCCTTTGCCGCCGTTATCATTTGCTGGGTCACCTGGGCTTACAAGATGTCCTTCGGTGACAAGCTCCTCCCCTTTTGGGGTAAGGCCGGTCCAGCCCTCGGCCAGAGCTACCTCATCGCACAG gcgggGCTGCCTGAGACGACCCAGTACCACAAGAATGGGTCAATAGAGACAAGCGAGCAGACGCAGTTCTATCCAATGGCATCGATGGTATGGTTTCAGTGCGTGTTTGCAGCGATAACGCTGATACTGCTGGCGGGGTCATTACTAGGGAGGATGAACATAAGGGCTTGGATGATGTTTGTGCCATTGTGGTTGACTTTCTCATACACGGTGGGTGCATTCAGCCTGTGGGGGGGAGGCTTCTTGTACCACTGGGGTGTAGCGGACTATTCTGGTGGATATGTCATTCATCTCTCTTCTGGTATTGCTGGCTTCACGGCTGCTTACTGG GTGGGGCCGCGAACACTAAGCGATAGAGAGAGGTTTCCGCCGAACAACGTGCTGCTGATGCTGGCAGGGGCGGGATTGTTGTGGCTGGGATGGGCAGGGTTCAACGGAGGAGATCCTTATGCTGCAAACATAGACGCGTCCTTGGCAGTCCTAAACACCAACGTATGCGCAGCCACTAGCCTCCTTGTTTGGACATGTCTTGACGTCATCTTCTTCAAGAAACCTTCAGTTATCGGTGCCGTTCAGGGCATGATCACCGGCCTCGTTTGCATCACCCCCGCTGCTG GTCTTATTCAAGGATGGGCAGCCATAGTCCTGGGAATTATGTCGGGAAGCGTTCCATGGTTCACCATGATGATCGTTCACAAGAGGTCGTCATTGCTACAGCAAGTAGACGACACACTGGGCGTGTTCCACACCCATGCCGTGGCTGGATTTATGGGGGGCATACTTACGGGGATCTTTGCGCAGCCGGAGCTGTGCAACTTGTTCTTGCCCGTGACAAACTCGCAGGGGGGCATCTATGGAGGCAAGGCCGGGGGAGTCCAAGTAGGAAAACAGATTGCGGGGGGTTTGTTTATCATTGGATGGAACATTGTGGTGACGTCAATAATTTGCAACGTGATAAAGTTTGTGATTCCGCTGCGGATGTCGGAGGAGGATCTGATGATTGGGGACGATGCTGTGCATGGGGAAGAGGCATATGCGTTGTGGGGTGATGGGGAAAAGTACGACAAAACCAAGCATGGGGGTGGCTCCAATTCGGATGATACTCTTCATCATTATGCTACTGATATTAACAAGACCTCAAGTGGTGCTACTCAGGTGGTCTAG
- the LOC131336086 gene encoding F-box protein At5g39450-like isoform X1, which yields MLCHHCGSSLLLALPEDVFAIVTQSLSPRDICNLGSCCQNLYALASSDKIWFTQCDLMGVVPPLDLVEWRKGVASYKALCRFLVSVQPLLGIWVHQNPELGNVVYVMFGFISVVGCRIIPQELGPLGIEEGPILWAPVFEIIADSDGSATFFLHGREGENDYLYPGSLKPVDRMCNVLLLEVEPMQQRSGGKLVHSKSFAHYFEEESSRKISRPDSELSRLQRVVGRNAAPVPFSRLAFGDRRKLIEIVTSQIRLKVPDPANALIFPCLRGDEESFDQDMALLCDRRLLLIQLCKLGGDCIDQKGDPELYPDPTQLELSEIRNSLDRSSGFRSSLNSNDGHAQWTKRKTLGGYFRDGLKQILGKSSSIYGKSEIWRSGCSSNDNKHAQLHEFLQSGDMVALTLHASTLKLSSYRAWPSMHDSRFALYKLPLRAPKSGQEYAGLWGGTFGWPPGRPTTDKPGKALFFFLLSYEESQGQQLLIATKILEGTHYVLHPNGSAVFIVNVDEPSLEPFPWASDGDSLPVDVKHAFVGEGIANGYGFRYPGSKPGSLFVIQGGLLAFIWKESRVVLTLRRLNLTELLKKGERVPALPPIANFSYLTKSYSNVFVGFSNTSTCLSSPRFEIIRPYVNEYAVFSSLFLVLFWLVVG from the coding sequence ATGTTGTGTCATCACTGTGGGTCGAGCTTGCTTCTAGCTCTGCCCGAGGATGTGTTTGCCATAGTCACCCAGTCCCTCTCTCCGAGAGACATATGTAATCTAGGGTCCTGCTGCCAGAACCTTTATGCTCTCGCATCTTCTGATAAGATTTGGTTCACCCAATGTGACCTGATGGGAGTTGTTCCACCGCTTGACCTTGTTGAGTGGCGAAAGGGTGTTGCCTCTTACAAGGCTCTATGCCGGTTCCTTGTCAGTGTTCAACCCTTACTTGGGATTTGGGTTCACCAAAACCCAGAGCTTGGTAATGTTGTTTATGTCATGTTTGGATTCATTTCGGTTGTTGGTTGCCGGATCATCCCACAAGAACTTGGTCCATTGGGTATTGAAGAGGGTCCTATTCTGTGGGCTccagtttttgaaatcattgcgGATTCCGATGGTTCTGCCACATTTTTCCTACatgggagggagggagaaaaTGACTACCTTTATCCTGGTTCACTCAAGCCCGTTGACAGGATGTGCAATGTGCTGTTGCTTGAGGTTGAACCAATGCAACAGAGGAGTGGGGGAAAATTAGTTCATAGTAAAAGCTTTGCTCATTATTTTGAGGAGGAGTCATCCAGAAAAATTTCTCGACCAGATAGTGAGCTTTCAAGATTACAAAGAGTTGTAGGAAGGAATGCGGCGCCGGTTCCCTTCAGCCGATTGGCATTTGGAGATAGAAGAAAGCTAATCGAGATTGTTACCAGCCAAATCCGTTTGAAGGTACCTGATCCAGCAAATGCGCTAATCTTTCCTTGTTTGAGAGGTGATGAGGAGAGTTTTGACCAGGACATGGCACTTTTATGTGATCGGAGACTCTTACTTATCCAACTATGCAAGCTTGGTGGGGATTGCATTGATCAGAAGGGCGATCCTGAGCTGTATCCAGATCCCACCCAGTTGGAATTAAGTGAGATCAGGAATAGTCTTGATCGTTCAAGTGGTTTTCGTAGTTCTCTCAATAGCAATGATGGTCATGcacaatggaccaaaagaaaaaCCCTTGGTGGTTATTTTAGGGATGGACTTAAACAGATCCTTGGAAAATCAAGCTCAATCTATGGTAAAAGTGAAATTTGGAGAAGTGGTTGTTCAAGCAATGACAATAAGCATGCCCAACTACATGAGTTTTTGCAGTCAGGTGATATGGTAGCATTGACTTTACATGCCTCGACATTGAAGTTGTCTTCTTATAGAGCTTGGCCAAGTATGCATGACAGTCGATTTGCACTTTACAAGTTGCCTCTGCGGGCCCCAAAATCAGGCCAAGAATATGCGGGTCTATGGGGAGGGACTTTTGGGTGGCCTCCAGGGAGGCCTACTACAGACAAACCTGGAAAagctttgttcttttttttgctcTCTTATGAAGAATCCCAAGGGCAACAACTTCTCATTGCTACAAAGATATTAGAAGGAACACATTATGTTTTGCATCCAAATGGGTCTGCCGTGTTTATAGTGAATGTAGATGAACCTTCCCTTGAGCCGTTCCCTTGGGCTAGTGATGGAGATTCCCTTCCCGTTGATGTTAAGCATGCCTTTGTGGGGGAAGGTATTGCAAATGGGTATGGTTTTCGATACCCTGGCTCAAAGCCTGGTTCACTATTTGTGATTCAAGGTGGATTACTTGCATTCATATGGAAGGAGTCCAGGGTTGTTTTGACCTTGCGGAGGCTTAATTTGACAGAGCTTCTGAAGAAGGGTGAAAGGGTGCCTGCTCTACCTCCCATTGCAAACTTCTCATATTTAACAAAGTCCTACTCAAATGTTTTCGTTGGCTTCTCAAACACTTCAACTTGTCTGTCTTCACCAAGGTTTGAAATTATCAGACCATATGTTAATGAATATGCagtcttttcttctcttttcctagTCCTCTTTTGGTTGGTAGTTGGTTGA
- the LOC131336086 gene encoding F-box protein At5g39450-like isoform X2: MLCHHCGSSLLLALPEDVFAIVTQSLSPRDICNLGSCCQNLYALASSDKIWFTQCDLMGVVPPLDLVEWRKGVASYKALCRFLVSVQPLLGIWVHQNPELGNVVYVMFGFISVVGCRIIPQELGPLGIEEGPILWAPVFEIIADSDGSATFFLHGREGENDYLYPGSLKPVDRMCNVLLLEVEPMQQRSGGKLVHSKSFAHYFEEESSRKISRPDSELSRLQRVVGRNAAPVPFSRLAFGDRRKLIEIVTSQIRLKVPDPANALIFPCLRGDEESFDQDMALLCDRRLLLIQLCKLGGDCIDQKGDPELYPDPTQLELSEIRNSLDRSSGFRSSLNSNDGHAQWTKRKTLGGYFRDGLKQILGKSSSIYGKSEIWRSGCSSNDNKHAQLHEFLQSGDMVALTLHASTLKLSSYRAWPSMHDSRFALYKLPLRAPKSGQEYAGLWGGTFGWPPGRPTTDKPGKALFFFLLSYEESQGQQLLIATKILEGTHYVLHPNGSAVFIVNVDEPSLEPFPWASDGDSLPVDVKHAFVGEGIANGYGFRYPGSKPGSLFVIQGGLLAFIWKESRVVLTLRRLNLTELLKKGERVPALPPIANFSYLTKSYSNVFVGFSNTSTCLSSPRLSH, from the coding sequence ATGTTGTGTCATCACTGTGGGTCGAGCTTGCTTCTAGCTCTGCCCGAGGATGTGTTTGCCATAGTCACCCAGTCCCTCTCTCCGAGAGACATATGTAATCTAGGGTCCTGCTGCCAGAACCTTTATGCTCTCGCATCTTCTGATAAGATTTGGTTCACCCAATGTGACCTGATGGGAGTTGTTCCACCGCTTGACCTTGTTGAGTGGCGAAAGGGTGTTGCCTCTTACAAGGCTCTATGCCGGTTCCTTGTCAGTGTTCAACCCTTACTTGGGATTTGGGTTCACCAAAACCCAGAGCTTGGTAATGTTGTTTATGTCATGTTTGGATTCATTTCGGTTGTTGGTTGCCGGATCATCCCACAAGAACTTGGTCCATTGGGTATTGAAGAGGGTCCTATTCTGTGGGCTccagtttttgaaatcattgcgGATTCCGATGGTTCTGCCACATTTTTCCTACatgggagggagggagaaaaTGACTACCTTTATCCTGGTTCACTCAAGCCCGTTGACAGGATGTGCAATGTGCTGTTGCTTGAGGTTGAACCAATGCAACAGAGGAGTGGGGGAAAATTAGTTCATAGTAAAAGCTTTGCTCATTATTTTGAGGAGGAGTCATCCAGAAAAATTTCTCGACCAGATAGTGAGCTTTCAAGATTACAAAGAGTTGTAGGAAGGAATGCGGCGCCGGTTCCCTTCAGCCGATTGGCATTTGGAGATAGAAGAAAGCTAATCGAGATTGTTACCAGCCAAATCCGTTTGAAGGTACCTGATCCAGCAAATGCGCTAATCTTTCCTTGTTTGAGAGGTGATGAGGAGAGTTTTGACCAGGACATGGCACTTTTATGTGATCGGAGACTCTTACTTATCCAACTATGCAAGCTTGGTGGGGATTGCATTGATCAGAAGGGCGATCCTGAGCTGTATCCAGATCCCACCCAGTTGGAATTAAGTGAGATCAGGAATAGTCTTGATCGTTCAAGTGGTTTTCGTAGTTCTCTCAATAGCAATGATGGTCATGcacaatggaccaaaagaaaaaCCCTTGGTGGTTATTTTAGGGATGGACTTAAACAGATCCTTGGAAAATCAAGCTCAATCTATGGTAAAAGTGAAATTTGGAGAAGTGGTTGTTCAAGCAATGACAATAAGCATGCCCAACTACATGAGTTTTTGCAGTCAGGTGATATGGTAGCATTGACTTTACATGCCTCGACATTGAAGTTGTCTTCTTATAGAGCTTGGCCAAGTATGCATGACAGTCGATTTGCACTTTACAAGTTGCCTCTGCGGGCCCCAAAATCAGGCCAAGAATATGCGGGTCTATGGGGAGGGACTTTTGGGTGGCCTCCAGGGAGGCCTACTACAGACAAACCTGGAAAagctttgttcttttttttgctcTCTTATGAAGAATCCCAAGGGCAACAACTTCTCATTGCTACAAAGATATTAGAAGGAACACATTATGTTTTGCATCCAAATGGGTCTGCCGTGTTTATAGTGAATGTAGATGAACCTTCCCTTGAGCCGTTCCCTTGGGCTAGTGATGGAGATTCCCTTCCCGTTGATGTTAAGCATGCCTTTGTGGGGGAAGGTATTGCAAATGGGTATGGTTTTCGATACCCTGGCTCAAAGCCTGGTTCACTATTTGTGATTCAAGGTGGATTACTTGCATTCATATGGAAGGAGTCCAGGGTTGTTTTGACCTTGCGGAGGCTTAATTTGACAGAGCTTCTGAAGAAGGGTGAAAGGGTGCCTGCTCTACCTCCCATTGCAAACTTCTCATATTTAACAAAGTCCTACTCAAATGTTTTCGTTGGCTTCTCAAACACTTCAACTTGTCTGTCTTCACCAAG